The Microbulbifer sp. YPW1 genome contains a region encoding:
- a CDS encoding MFS transporter, whose product MPPVPDFIRSNPQLAFFALLAVAASGFGQTFFIAIFGGALRQEFELGNSWYGACYSAATLLSAFVLLGAGTLVDRWPLKRVATLGVLLLSAGCLTLAVAQSAWMLLPGFFLLRFAGQGFMTHMGMTTAGRHFTANRGKVIALAALGFPIAEALLPTGGSLLIESSGWRSVWWLAAGVLLLAVLPALIWLAGNTGKESGQSESTATSGENDYTRTQVLRDRGFYCLLPAVLMTPFVVTAVLFHQAAIADERGWSMSVLAGAFGGYAAGHLLALFFAGGLVDRFGAQRSLPLALLPMIVALLLLALRQDSWVPYVYLALIGVAQAGTGTAGSALWPERYGSTHLGAIRAVSQACMVFSTAASPLLLGFLLDQGMNVYGVGLLLAAIILGGCLLAVFAPWTAKQKPLHATSE is encoded by the coding sequence ATGCCCCCAGTACCAGACTTTATCCGCAGCAATCCCCAGCTCGCGTTTTTTGCACTGTTAGCCGTCGCTGCCTCCGGTTTCGGCCAGACCTTCTTTATCGCAATTTTCGGCGGTGCCCTGCGGCAGGAATTTGAGCTGGGCAACAGCTGGTACGGTGCCTGTTACAGTGCCGCCACGCTGTTATCCGCCTTTGTTTTGCTGGGCGCGGGCACACTGGTAGATCGCTGGCCACTGAAACGGGTCGCCACCCTGGGTGTACTTTTACTGAGCGCCGGCTGCCTGACCCTGGCCGTTGCACAAAGTGCCTGGATGCTATTGCCGGGATTTTTCCTGCTGCGGTTTGCCGGACAGGGATTTATGACCCATATGGGGATGACCACCGCGGGACGCCATTTCACGGCTAATCGCGGCAAGGTGATTGCCCTGGCCGCACTGGGATTCCCCATCGCCGAAGCCCTGTTGCCCACAGGCGGATCGCTGCTGATCGAAAGTAGTGGCTGGCGCAGCGTATGGTGGCTGGCCGCCGGTGTGCTGTTGCTGGCTGTGTTACCTGCCCTGATATGGCTCGCCGGCAATACCGGGAAAGAAAGCGGTCAAAGTGAGAGTACAGCCACCAGCGGCGAGAACGACTATACCCGCACCCAGGTACTGCGGGATCGCGGTTTTTATTGCCTGTTGCCAGCCGTATTGATGACCCCCTTCGTGGTCACTGCCGTATTGTTTCACCAGGCCGCCATTGCCGACGAGCGGGGCTGGTCGATGAGCGTTCTCGCCGGCGCTTTCGGAGGCTATGCCGCCGGGCATCTGCTGGCCCTGTTTTTTGCCGGGGGGCTGGTGGACCGCTTCGGTGCACAGCGCAGCCTGCCACTGGCCCTGCTGCCGATGATTGTCGCGTTGCTGCTATTAGCCCTGCGCCAGGATTCCTGGGTGCCCTACGTGTATCTCGCGCTGATTGGCGTGGCCCAGGCCGGTACCGGCACCGCCGGCAGTGCTTTGTGGCCCGAGCGTTATGGCAGCACCCATCTCGGTGCGATACGCGCCGTTTCCCAGGCGTGCATGGTTTTCTCAACCGCTGCGTCGCCACTGTTACTGGGTTTTCTGCTGGACCAGGGAATGAATGTTTACGGGGTAGGCTTGCTGCTGGCGGCAATCATCCTCGGCGGCTGCCTGCTTGCGGTATTCGCACCCTGGACCGCAAAGCAAAAGCCGCTGCACGCGACCAGTGAATAG
- a CDS encoding HD-GYP domain-containing protein, protein MAIQQAKVFVEDLQRGMFVSRLDRPWTRTPFALQGFYIRDLEEIRQLQKYCRFVYVDVAKTVGDVGVKLRKLTRAANEQIAAQKQAQVRGAARRIPVAINCKPVQVKHDSYAPPEPARKEAAKAKQLHQQIIQGMHEVMVQVKSDRPLPTAQVSQTVTQMVDSVLRSPDAYSWLARVREKDEHTYSHSVRASVWAVVFGRHIGLRRQELVQLGIATLLKDVGKLYLSDSVLKAEKRDPRDELEYRKFVDYSVKLLSADGNIDPQVVAIVHCHKEQHDGSGYPRGLRGGQIPVLARMCGIVTFYDEATNPRGAEFPLAPSKAVAQLYALRDCAFQEQLVLEFIQSIGLYPTGTQVELSTGELAVVVEQSHKRRLKPKVMLVTDTNKKLLEKPQLFDMAADDDRKQSLVEKGKKSLRDAGFITILHDLDPVRYPQVDVAKVRDQYLFEQRLPAFIARFIPNR, encoded by the coding sequence GTGGCAATCCAGCAGGCGAAAGTATTCGTTGAAGACTTGCAGCGAGGCATGTTTGTGTCTCGCCTGGATCGCCCGTGGACGCGTACTCCCTTCGCCCTGCAGGGCTTTTATATCCGCGATCTGGAAGAAATCCGCCAGCTGCAAAAATACTGTCGCTTTGTGTACGTTGATGTCGCCAAGACCGTTGGCGATGTGGGCGTCAAGTTGCGCAAGCTGACCCGCGCAGCCAACGAACAGATCGCAGCGCAGAAACAAGCCCAGGTACGCGGCGCCGCGCGTCGCATTCCCGTTGCTATCAACTGCAAGCCGGTACAGGTCAAGCACGACAGCTACGCCCCCCCCGAGCCTGCGCGCAAGGAGGCGGCGAAAGCCAAGCAGCTGCACCAGCAAATCATTCAGGGTATGCACGAGGTCATGGTGCAGGTGAAGTCGGACCGACCGCTGCCCACGGCACAGGTCAGCCAGACGGTCACGCAGATGGTGGACAGTGTGCTGCGCAGCCCGGACGCCTATTCCTGGCTCGCGCGGGTGCGGGAAAAAGATGAGCACACATACAGCCACTCGGTACGCGCCAGTGTCTGGGCGGTGGTTTTCGGGCGACACATAGGCCTGCGTCGCCAGGAACTGGTGCAGCTGGGTATCGCCACCCTGTTGAAGGATGTGGGCAAGCTGTATCTTTCCGATTCGGTATTGAAGGCCGAAAAGCGCGATCCGCGGGACGAGCTGGAATACCGCAAGTTCGTGGATTACAGCGTGAAACTGTTGTCCGCCGACGGGAATATCGATCCCCAGGTTGTGGCCATTGTGCATTGCCACAAAGAGCAGCACGATGGCAGCGGCTATCCGCGCGGGCTGCGCGGAGGGCAGATTCCGGTACTGGCGCGTATGTGCGGGATTGTGACTTTCTACGATGAGGCGACCAATCCGCGCGGGGCCGAGTTTCCGCTGGCGCCGTCCAAGGCGGTGGCGCAGCTGTATGCTCTGCGGGATTGCGCTTTCCAGGAGCAGCTGGTACTGGAGTTTATCCAGTCCATAGGCCTGTACCCTACCGGTACCCAGGTGGAGCTTTCCACTGGTGAGCTCGCGGTTGTGGTGGAGCAGAGCCACAAGCGCCGATTGAAGCCGAAAGTGATGCTGGTGACCGACACCAATAAAAAACTGCTGGAAAAGCCGCAGCTGTTCGATATGGCGGCGGATGACGACCGCAAGCAATCGCTGGTGGAAAAGGGCAAGAAGTCCCTGCGTGATGCCGGCTTCATCACCATCCTGCACGACCTGGATCCGGTTCGCTATCCACAGGTGGATGTGGCGAAAGTGCGTGATCAGTATCTCTTCGAGCAGCGCCTGCCCGCGTTTATCGCGCGTTTTATTCCGAATCGCTGA
- the hemE gene encoding uroporphyrinogen decarboxylase, whose protein sequence is MSDTQFAPLQNDRFLRALLRQPVDRTPMWMMRQAGRYLPEYRATRAKAGSFMDLCRNTELACEVTLQPLERYPLDAAILFSDILTIPDAMGLGLYFEEGEGPKFKKPVRTSADIAALEVVNTASDLSYVTDAVTTIRRELNGRVPLIGFSGSPWTLATYMIEGGSSRDFARAKEMLYNRPEDMHQLLTVLADSVIDYLNAQIRAGAQTVQIFDTWGGALSHTAYREFSLQYMARIVDGLIKEQDGRQVPVILFTKGGGQWLEAMADSGATALGLDWTTDIAQARARVGDRVALQGNLDPSILLANPQRIREEVAAVLAGFGKGSGHIFNLGHGITPKVDPAHAGAMFDAVVELSPQYHQ, encoded by the coding sequence ATGTCCGATACCCAGTTCGCCCCCCTGCAAAACGACCGTTTCCTTCGCGCCCTGCTGCGCCAGCCCGTCGACCGTACCCCCATGTGGATGATGCGCCAGGCCGGCCGTTACCTGCCCGAGTACCGCGCCACCCGCGCCAAGGCCGGCAGCTTTATGGATCTGTGCCGCAACACCGAACTGGCTTGCGAAGTGACTTTGCAGCCGCTGGAGCGTTACCCCCTGGATGCCGCCATCCTGTTCTCCGATATTCTCACCATCCCCGACGCCATGGGGCTCGGACTGTATTTCGAAGAAGGCGAAGGGCCCAAATTCAAAAAGCCGGTGCGCACCAGCGCCGATATCGCGGCGCTCGAAGTGGTGAATACCGCGAGTGATCTCAGCTACGTGACCGATGCGGTGACCACTATCCGCCGCGAGCTCAATGGCCGCGTGCCCCTGATCGGCTTCTCCGGCAGTCCCTGGACCCTGGCTACCTACATGATCGAAGGCGGCTCCAGCCGCGACTTTGCCCGCGCCAAGGAAATGCTCTATAACCGTCCGGAAGACATGCACCAGTTGCTGACCGTTCTGGCGGATTCCGTGATCGATTACCTGAACGCCCAGATCCGCGCTGGTGCGCAGACGGTGCAGATTTTTGACACCTGGGGTGGGGCCTTGAGCCACACGGCCTATCGCGAGTTTTCCCTGCAGTATATGGCGCGTATCGTTGACGGGCTGATCAAGGAGCAGGATGGGCGCCAGGTGCCGGTGATTCTGTTTACCAAGGGCGGTGGCCAGTGGCTCGAAGCCATGGCCGATAGCGGTGCTACCGCGCTGGGACTGGACTGGACCACCGATATTGCCCAGGCCCGTGCGCGGGTGGGCGACCGGGTTGCCCTGCAAGGCAATCTGGATCCCTCAATCCTGTTGGCGAACCCGCAGCGAATCCGCGAGGAAGTTGCTGCCGTGCTGGCGGGCTTCGGTAAGGGCAGCGGCCATATCTTCAATCTCGGTCACGGTATCACCCCGAAAGTCGACCCGGCCCATGCCGGCGCGATGTTTGACGCGGTTGTGGAGCTGTCGCCGCAGTATCACCAGTGA
- a CDS encoding FAD-dependent oxidoreductase: MSQRLNNDFQFVDVGRVDPAKKDIITRTNQFVEIYQPYTEKQVASQAHRCLDCGNPYCEWKCPVHNYIPNWLRLISEGNIMEAAELSHQTNSLPEVCGRVCPQDRLCEGACTLNDGFGAVTIGNAEKYITDTAFALGWRPDLSTVKKTDKRVAVVGAGPAGLACADVLVRNGVQPVVFDKYPEIGGLLTFGIPEFKLEKSVMQQRRAIFTEMGVEFCLETEIGKDITFDQLMADYDAVFLAMGTYNYMKGGFPGEDLPGVYDALPFLVANVNRNLGFEKKPEDFISVQDKRVVVLGGGDTAMDCNRTSIRQGAKRVTCAYRRDEENMPGSRREVANAKEEGVRFLFNRQPVEIVGDGKVEGVKVVTTKLGEPDENGRRRPEVIPGSEEIIPADIVLVAFGFRPSPAEWFGDHNIEVADWGGVVAPEKQEYKFQTSNEKVFAGGDMVRGSDLVVTAIWEGRQAAEGILDFLEV, encoded by the coding sequence ATGTCACAGCGTCTCAACAACGATTTCCAGTTTGTCGACGTGGGCCGAGTGGACCCCGCCAAGAAAGACATTATCACGCGCACCAATCAGTTCGTGGAGATCTACCAGCCTTACACCGAGAAACAGGTAGCCAGCCAGGCACACCGTTGCCTGGATTGCGGCAACCCCTACTGTGAGTGGAAGTGTCCGGTACACAACTACATTCCGAACTGGCTGCGCCTGATCAGCGAAGGCAACATCATGGAAGCGGCGGAGCTGAGTCACCAGACCAACTCCCTGCCGGAAGTGTGTGGCCGCGTGTGCCCGCAGGACCGCCTGTGTGAGGGGGCCTGTACCCTGAACGATGGTTTTGGTGCGGTGACCATCGGCAACGCCGAAAAATACATTACCGATACCGCCTTCGCGTTGGGCTGGCGCCCGGACCTGAGTACAGTTAAGAAAACTGACAAGCGCGTCGCGGTTGTCGGCGCGGGCCCTGCGGGTCTTGCCTGTGCGGATGTACTGGTGCGCAACGGCGTGCAACCGGTGGTTTTCGACAAGTACCCGGAAATTGGCGGCTTGCTGACATTCGGTATTCCAGAATTCAAACTGGAAAAGTCCGTGATGCAGCAGCGTCGTGCGATTTTTACCGAAATGGGTGTGGAATTCTGTCTGGAAACCGAGATCGGCAAGGACATCACCTTCGACCAGCTGATGGCCGATTACGATGCGGTGTTCCTGGCGATGGGTACCTACAACTACATGAAGGGCGGCTTCCCCGGTGAAGACCTGCCGGGCGTGTACGATGCGCTGCCGTTCCTGGTGGCCAATGTGAACCGCAATCTGGGTTTCGAGAAGAAACCGGAAGATTTCATTTCCGTGCAAGACAAGCGCGTGGTAGTGCTCGGCGGTGGTGACACCGCGATGGACTGTAACCGCACCTCCATCCGCCAGGGAGCCAAGCGCGTGACCTGTGCCTACCGCCGCGATGAGGAAAACATGCCCGGTTCCCGTCGCGAGGTGGCGAATGCGAAGGAAGAGGGCGTGCGCTTCCTGTTCAACCGCCAGCCGGTTGAGATTGTCGGGGACGGCAAGGTGGAAGGCGTTAAGGTGGTGACTACCAAGCTGGGTGAGCCGGACGAAAATGGCCGCCGTCGCCCGGAAGTGATACCCGGTTCTGAGGAAATTATTCCTGCAGATATCGTGCTGGTAGCCTTTGGTTTCCGTCCGAGCCCTGCCGAGTGGTTCGGTGACCACAATATCGAGGTTGCTGACTGGGGTGGTGTGGTTGCTCCTGAGAAGCAGGAATACAAATTCCAGACTAGCAACGAAAAAGTCTTTGCCGGTGGCGATATGGTTCGCGGCTCTGACCTCGTTGTAACTGCGATCTGGGAAGGCCGTCAGGCTGCAGAAGGTATTCTCGATTTCCTTGAGGTTTAA
- the gltB gene encoding glutamate synthase large subunit, translating into MGSGLYRLDEFKDNCGFGLIAHLKGETSHKLLQTAIESLTCMTHRGGIAADGKTGDGCGLLLQKPDGFLRAVAKEQFGRDLSDLYAIGSIMLPLDDAEAASARAILERAVQEQGLQVAGWRVVPTNEDCLGPIAKESLPRFEHLLIDNAEAPLEQQQFNARLFVARRKAEQQLTDATYIASLSTSVLSYKGLMMPADLPAFFPDLADPRLETAICVFHQRFSTNTMPRWPLAQPFRMLAHNGEINTITGNRNWSVARTNKFITKLLPELTELKPLVNRVGSDSSSLDNMLELLTVGGIDMHRAIRMLVPPAWQNVDTMDSDLRAFYEYNSMHMEPWDGPAGLVLTDGRHAVCTLDRNGLRPSRWVITKDDFITVASEVGTYQYDPADVVAKGRLGPGQILSVDTLKGELRHTAEVDGELKKAQPYKKWLKEKARRIRSTLVTAPVDNNFSMEQFKVYQKLFSSSLEERDQVIRPLAEAGQEAVGSMGDDTPMAVLSEGNRCLYDYFRQQFAQVTNPPIDPLRETIVMSLETCLGREKSVFEQTQEHADRVILSSPVLSHMKYTALLDLGREEFTAKIFDLNYDPAQLDLKSAIEKLCNDVAESVRKDGTVVVVLSDRDIEEGKLPIDALMATGAVHHHLVHNGLRCDSNIVVDTATARDSHQLACLIGVGATAVHPYFSYSIINHLIETGELLLDAATAQKNYRNGIIKGLLKILSKMGISTIASYRGALLYELVGLSQDVIDLCFPEAPARVLGAGFAELEDDMRARAQLAWKPRKKVSPGGLHKFVYGEEYHAFNPDVVKALQEAVRTGDYGAWRDYATLINQRPVATLRDLLGLKKDVQPIPLDEVEPAENILRRFDSAAMSLGALSPEAHEALAQAMNRLGGRSNSGEGGEDPVRFGTDKVSKIKQIASGRFGVTPHYLVNAEVLQIKVAQGAKPGEGGQLPGGKVNELIARLRYSVPGVTLISPPPHHDIYSIEDLAQLIYDLKQVNPDALVSVKLVSRPGVGTIAAGVAKAYADLITISGYDGGTAASPITSIRYAGSPWELGLAETHQTLRANDLRGNVRVQTDGGLKSGLDVVKAAMLGAESFGFGTAPMVALGCKYLRICHLNNCATGVATQNKDLRDDHYIGTVEMAMNFFKFVAEETREWMASLGVRTMDELVGRVDLLETLEGRTAKQKTLDLSPLLHTDALLDSKPQTCQQAKNEPWDKGLLAERMVEETLPSIENLAGGEFSFNLTNCDRSIGARLSGEIAKRHGNQGMVDAPIKLRLTGVAGQSFGVWNAGGLEMYLEGDANDYVGKGMAGGKLVIRPPQGSSFKSEETSIVGNTCLYGATGGKLFASGCAGERFGVRNSGAFAVVEGAGDHCCEYMTGGMIAVLGKTGVNFGAGMTGGFAYVLDMDRDFFDKCNHELIELRRISSEALEEYQSHLREVIEEFVAETGSAWGEELLDNFDDYLNKFWLVKPKAASLAGLLSDVRKRGE; encoded by the coding sequence ATGGGTAGCGGTCTGTATCGATTGGATGAGTTCAAAGATAACTGTGGCTTTGGATTGATCGCCCACCTGAAGGGCGAAACCAGCCACAAGTTGTTGCAGACAGCGATTGAATCGTTGACCTGCATGACTCACCGCGGCGGTATTGCCGCCGATGGCAAAACCGGCGACGGCTGTGGCTTGCTGCTGCAGAAGCCTGACGGTTTTCTGCGCGCCGTGGCCAAAGAGCAGTTTGGCCGGGACCTGAGCGACCTGTACGCCATCGGCTCCATTATGCTGCCGCTGGACGATGCCGAGGCCGCCAGTGCGCGCGCGATTCTGGAGCGCGCCGTACAAGAACAGGGCCTGCAAGTGGCCGGCTGGCGCGTGGTGCCCACCAATGAGGATTGTCTGGGGCCGATCGCCAAGGAAAGCCTGCCGCGCTTCGAACACCTGCTGATCGACAACGCGGAAGCGCCGCTGGAGCAGCAGCAGTTCAATGCGCGCCTGTTTGTGGCGCGCCGCAAGGCCGAGCAGCAGCTGACCGACGCCACCTACATCGCCAGCCTGTCCACCTCGGTACTGTCATATAAAGGTTTGATGATGCCGGCAGACCTGCCGGCGTTCTTCCCCGATCTGGCCGACCCGCGCCTGGAAACCGCCATCTGCGTGTTCCACCAGCGCTTCTCTACCAACACCATGCCGCGCTGGCCGCTGGCACAGCCGTTCCGCATGCTGGCGCACAATGGTGAGATCAACACCATCACCGGCAACCGCAACTGGTCCGTGGCGCGCACCAACAAGTTCATCACCAAGTTGCTGCCAGAGCTCACCGAGCTGAAGCCGCTGGTCAACCGTGTGGGATCCGACTCTTCCAGCCTCGACAATATGCTCGAGCTGCTGACTGTGGGCGGTATCGACATGCATCGCGCCATCCGCATGCTGGTACCGCCGGCTTGGCAGAACGTGGATACCATGGATTCGGACCTGCGCGCCTTCTACGAATACAACTCCATGCATATGGAGCCCTGGGACGGTCCTGCCGGCCTGGTACTGACTGACGGTCGCCACGCGGTGTGTACCCTGGACCGCAACGGCCTGCGCCCATCCCGTTGGGTGATCACCAAAGATGACTTCATTACCGTGGCCTCGGAAGTGGGCACTTACCAGTACGACCCGGCGGATGTGGTCGCCAAAGGCCGTTTGGGCCCGGGCCAGATTCTCTCGGTAGATACCCTGAAGGGTGAGCTGCGCCACACCGCCGAAGTGGATGGAGAACTGAAAAAAGCCCAGCCCTACAAGAAGTGGCTGAAGGAAAAGGCCCGTCGTATCCGTTCCACCCTGGTGACCGCACCGGTGGACAACAACTTCTCCATGGAGCAGTTCAAGGTCTACCAGAAGTTGTTCAGCTCATCCCTGGAGGAGCGTGATCAGGTGATCCGCCCGCTGGCAGAAGCCGGGCAGGAAGCGGTGGGCTCCATGGGTGACGATACGCCTATGGCGGTGCTTTCCGAAGGCAACCGCTGCCTGTACGACTATTTCCGTCAGCAATTTGCGCAGGTCACCAACCCGCCTATCGACCCGCTGCGGGAAACCATCGTCATGTCCCTGGAAACCTGCCTGGGGCGTGAGAAATCCGTGTTCGAGCAGACCCAGGAGCACGCCGACCGGGTGATCCTGTCGTCCCCGGTACTGTCGCACATGAAGTACACCGCGCTGCTGGATCTGGGGCGCGAAGAATTCACCGCGAAAATATTCGACCTCAATTACGACCCGGCGCAGCTGGACCTGAAGAGTGCCATCGAAAAGCTGTGCAACGATGTGGCCGAGTCGGTGCGCAAGGACGGCACCGTGGTTGTGGTGCTCTCCGACCGCGATATCGAAGAGGGCAAGCTGCCCATCGACGCGCTGATGGCCACCGGTGCGGTACATCACCACCTGGTGCACAACGGCCTGCGCTGTGATTCCAACATCGTGGTGGATACCGCCACCGCGCGTGATTCCCACCAGCTGGCCTGTCTGATCGGCGTTGGTGCCACCGCAGTGCACCCGTATTTCTCCTACAGCATCATCAATCACCTGATCGAAACCGGTGAGCTGCTGCTGGACGCGGCGACTGCGCAGAAGAATTACCGCAACGGCATCATTAAAGGCCTGCTGAAGATCCTGTCGAAGATGGGTATCTCCACCATCGCCTCTTATCGCGGTGCGCTGCTGTACGAACTGGTCGGCCTGTCCCAGGACGTGATCGACCTGTGTTTCCCGGAAGCGCCCGCCCGGGTACTGGGTGCTGGCTTTGCCGAGCTCGAAGACGACATGCGTGCGCGTGCGCAGCTGGCGTGGAAACCGCGCAAAAAAGTTTCCCCCGGCGGCCTGCACAAATTTGTCTACGGCGAGGAGTACCACGCGTTCAACCCGGATGTGGTCAAGGCCCTGCAGGAAGCGGTGCGCACCGGCGACTACGGCGCCTGGCGCGACTACGCTACCCTGATCAACCAGCGCCCGGTCGCCACCCTGCGCGACCTGCTGGGACTGAAAAAAGACGTGCAGCCGATTCCGCTGGACGAAGTGGAGCCCGCGGAAAACATCCTGCGCCGCTTCGATTCCGCCGCCATGTCCCTGGGCGCCCTGTCGCCGGAGGCCCACGAGGCACTGGCCCAGGCCATGAACCGCCTGGGCGGTCGCTCCAACAGTGGTGAGGGCGGTGAAGACCCGGTGCGTTTCGGCACCGACAAGGTCTCCAAGATCAAGCAGATCGCCTCCGGCCGTTTCGGGGTGACCCCGCACTATCTGGTCAATGCGGAAGTACTGCAGATCAAGGTCGCCCAGGGCGCCAAGCCCGGTGAGGGTGGCCAGCTGCCCGGCGGCAAGGTGAACGAGCTGATCGCGCGCTTGCGCTACTCCGTACCCGGCGTGACCCTGATCTCGCCGCCGCCGCACCACGATATTTACTCGATTGAAGATCTGGCGCAGCTGATCTACGACCTCAAGCAGGTCAACCCGGATGCGCTGGTTTCGGTGAAACTCGTGTCCCGCCCCGGCGTCGGCACCATTGCCGCGGGTGTGGCCAAGGCCTACGCGGATCTGATCACTATTTCCGGTTACGACGGCGGTACCGCGGCGAGCCCGATTACCTCCATCCGCTACGCCGGCTCCCCGTGGGAGCTGGGCCTGGCGGAAACCCACCAGACCCTGCGCGCCAACGACCTGCGCGGCAATGTGCGCGTGCAGACCGACGGCGGTCTGAAGAGTGGTCTCGACGTGGTCAAGGCGGCCATGCTGGGTGCGGAGAGCTTCGGCTTCGGTACCGCGCCTATGGTGGCGCTGGGTTGTAAGTACCTGCGTATCTGCCACCTGAACAACTGCGCTACCGGTGTCGCTACCCAGAACAAGGACCTGCGTGACGATCACTACATCGGCACCGTGGAAATGGCGATGAACTTCTTCAAGTTCGTGGCCGAGGAAACTCGCGAGTGGATGGCAAGCCTGGGCGTGCGCACTATGGACGAGCTGGTGGGTCGTGTGGACTTGCTGGAAACCCTGGAAGGACGCACCGCCAAGCAGAAAACCCTGGACCTGTCGCCGCTGCTGCACACCGATGCACTGCTCGACAGCAAGCCGCAGACCTGTCAGCAGGCGAAGAACGAGCCGTGGGACAAGGGCCTGCTGGCCGAGCGTATGGTGGAAGAAACCCTTCCGTCCATCGAAAACCTGGCCGGTGGCGAATTCAGCTTCAACCTCACCAACTGCGACCGCTCCATCGGTGCGCGCCTGTCCGGTGAGATTGCCAAGCGGCACGGCAACCAGGGCATGGTCGATGCGCCGATCAAGCTGCGCCTTACCGGTGTTGCCGGTCAGTCCTTCGGTGTTTGGAATGCCGGCGGCCTGGAGATGTACCTGGAAGGCGACGCCAACGACTATGTGGGCAAGGGCATGGCCGGCGGCAAACTGGTGATCCGTCCGCCCCAGGGCAGCAGCTTCAAGTCGGAAGAGACCAGCATTGTCGGCAACACCTGCCTGTACGGTGCCACCGGCGGCAAGTTGTTCGCGTCCGGGTGTGCCGGCGAGCGCTTCGGCGTACGCAACTCCGGTGCCTTCGCGGTAGTGGAAGGCGCGGGTGACCACTGCTGTGAGTACATGACCGGCGGCATGATCGCGGTGCTGGGCAAGACCGGGGTCAACTTCGGTGCCGGCATGACCGGTGGCTTTGCCTATGTGCTGGATATGGATCGCGACTTCTTCGACAAGTGCAACCACGAGCTGATCGAGCTGCGCCGCATCAGCAGCGAGGCCCTGGAGGAATACCAGAGCCACCTGCGCGAAGTGATCGAAGAGTTCGTCGCCGAGACCGGCAGTGCCTGGGGTGAGGAGTTGCTCGACAACTTCGACGATTACCTCAACAAATTCTGGTTGGTCAAGCCGAAGGCGGCCAGCCTCGCCGGACTGCTGTCCGATGTACGCAAGCGCGGCGAATAA
- the aroB gene encoding 3-dehydroquinate synthase, which produces MHSLHVDLGDRSYPILIGSGLLKQSTYLQKSIRGRQVLVVTNETIAPLYLETLLESLSGFDKVDTVQLPDGEAFKTLDTVNRIFDTLLTARHDRSTTIVALGGGVIGDMSGFAAACYQRGVDFVQVPTTLLSQVDSSVGGKTGVNHPLGKNMIGAFYQPQLVLIDIDTLNTLPDRELSAGIAEVIKYGMICDAEFFQWLEQNMDALLARDPQALAYAVERSCADKAAVVAEDERESGCRAILNFGHTFGHAIEAVQGYGNWLHGEAVAAGMVMAAELSRLRGWIGQQEVDRLRVLLSKASLPQQSPADMTVDDYLQAMSVDKKVQDGKLRLVLLAALGDAQIVADTPRDLLIEALHACGAK; this is translated from the coding sequence ATGCACAGCCTTCATGTCGACCTGGGTGACCGCAGTTACCCCATTCTGATCGGTAGCGGCCTGCTTAAACAGTCCACGTATTTGCAAAAATCCATACGCGGCAGGCAGGTGCTGGTTGTCACCAACGAGACTATTGCCCCGCTGTACCTGGAGACCTTGCTTGAGAGCCTGAGTGGCTTTGACAAGGTGGACACCGTGCAGTTGCCAGATGGGGAAGCCTTCAAAACACTGGATACCGTCAATCGCATTTTCGACACCCTGCTGACGGCGCGTCACGATCGCAGCACCACAATTGTTGCGCTCGGCGGCGGTGTGATTGGTGATATGAGTGGGTTCGCCGCTGCCTGTTACCAGCGCGGCGTGGACTTTGTACAGGTGCCTACGACCCTGTTGTCCCAGGTGGATTCTTCCGTTGGCGGCAAGACCGGGGTCAATCATCCGCTTGGCAAAAACATGATCGGGGCCTTTTATCAGCCGCAGCTGGTGCTGATCGATATCGATACGCTGAATACGCTGCCCGATCGCGAGCTCTCCGCGGGGATTGCCGAAGTCATCAAGTACGGGATGATCTGTGACGCCGAGTTTTTCCAGTGGCTGGAGCAGAACATGGATGCGCTGCTGGCGCGGGATCCGCAGGCGCTGGCGTACGCGGTGGAGCGCAGCTGCGCGGACAAGGCCGCGGTTGTGGCCGAGGATGAGCGCGAATCCGGGTGTCGCGCCATTCTCAATTTCGGGCACACCTTTGGTCACGCGATCGAGGCCGTGCAGGGCTATGGCAACTGGTTGCACGGTGAGGCGGTTGCTGCGGGCATGGTGATGGCGGCAGAGTTGTCGCGACTGCGCGGCTGGATCGGCCAGCAGGAAGTGGATCGGCTGCGCGTGCTGCTAAGCAAGGCCAGCCTGCCGCAACAATCCCCCGCAGATATGACCGTCGACGATTACTTGCAGGCAATGTCGGTGGATAAAAAGGTGCAAGATGGCAAATTGCGCCTCGTACTGCTCGCTGCCCTCGGCGACGCACAGATTGTCGCTGATACCCCCCGGGATCTGCTGATAGAAGCTTTGCACGCCTGTGGTGCGAAGTGA